The following are encoded in a window of Cygnus atratus isolate AKBS03 ecotype Queensland, Australia chromosome 8, CAtr_DNAZoo_HiC_assembly, whole genome shotgun sequence genomic DNA:
- the CRYZ gene encoding quinone oxidoreductase, whose product MAMATTRNVMRAVRVFEFGGPEVLKLQSDVLIPVPKENQVLIKVHACGVNPVETYIRSGNYARKPALPYTPGSDVSGVIESVGEHVTAFKKGDKVFSIDAISGGYADYAVAAVNRVFPLSDKLDFKQGAAIGIPYFTAYRALFQKGHAKAGESVLVHGASGGVGIAACQIARACGLKVLGTAGTEEGMNIVLRNGAHQVFNHREANYIDKIKEYTKMQGVDIIIEMLSNINLATDLHLLSCAGRVMVVGCRGTIEINPRDTMSKESSIIGVSLFLATEEERHECATALLDGIEAGWLKPIVGSEYPLEKVVKAHEDIIHSSGARGKMVLLP is encoded by the exons ATGGCTATGGCAACCACAAGAAATGTAATGAGAGCTGTCAGAGTGTTTGAATTTGGTGGCCCTGAAGTGCTTAAACTCCAGTCAGATGTTTTAATTCCTGTCCCAAAAGAAAATCAG GTATTAATTAAAGTCCATGCCTGTGGGGTAAATCCTGTTGAGACATATATTCGTTCTGGGAATTACGCTAGAAAACCAGCTTTACCTTATACTCCTGGCTCTGATGTGTCTGGTGTGATTGAAAGTGTTGGGGAACATGTGACAGCATTCAAG AAAGGAGACAAGGTTTTTAGCATTGATGCGATCTCTGGAGGTTATGCAGATTATGCAGTTGCTGCAGTTAATCGAGTCTTTCCTTTGTCGGATAAATTGGACTTCAAGCAAGGAGCAGCAATTGGAATACCCTACTTCACTGCTTATCGTGCTCTTTTCCAAAA aggCCATGCCAAAGCAGGAGAAAGTGTTTTAGTGCATGGTGCAAGTGGGGGT GTGGGAATAGCAGCATGTCAAATTGCCAGAGCTTGTGGTTTAAAGGTTTTGGGTACAGCAGGAACTGAGGAAGGCATGAATATTGTTCTGAGAAATGGTGCTCACCAAGTATTTAATCACAGAGAAGCTAATTACATTGATAAAATAAAG GAATACACAAAAATGCAAGGAGTCGATATAATAATAGAAATGCTCTCCAACATCAATCTTGCTACTGACTTGCATTTGTTGTCCTGTGCAGGAAGGGTGATG GTCGTGGGCTGTAGAGGTACCATTGAGATAAATCCAAGAGACACTATGAGTAAAGAATCTAGCATAATAGGAGTTAGTCTGTTCCTTGCAACTGAG GAAGAGAGGCATGAATGTGCAACAGCACTTCTTGATGGCATAGAAGCTGGCTGGCTGAAACCAATTGTAGGCTCCGAATATCCACTGGAGAAAGTGGTTAAGGCTCATGAAGACATTATTCATAGCAGTGGTGCTCGAGGAAAGATGGTGCTCCTTCCATAA
- the TYW3 gene encoding tRNA wybutosine-synthesizing protein 3 homolog isoform X1, translating to MAAFGRWKAQRLARPDASRKGALDERAAPVVRLLNGRARFCTTSSCAGRLVLAQGGAAEDAERRGAPKKGCAWLLVTHEPCRRDELMTALEKATGDVVFKFEPFVLHVLCRELQDAQLLHSVAIDSGFKNSGITVGRGGKIMMAVRSTHCLEVPLSHMGKLMVSEEYIEFLIHVANRKMEENTRRIDRFYKCLRLALEADSANNLPSEETEKYHSVYVHRRKRKTIQEQDVHTSPKDHSEELEPEDDPDSNLGIFAETMM from the exons aTGGCGGCCTTCGGGCGGTGGAAGGCGCAGCGCTTGGCGCGCCCGGACGCCAGCCGTAAGGGCGCTCTGGACGAGCGCGCGGCGCCCGTGGTGCGGCTGCTGAACGGCCGGGCGCGGTTCTGCACCACCAGCTCCTGCGCGGGCCGCCTGGTGCTGGCGCAGGGCGGCGCCGCG GAGGACGCCGAGCGCCGCGGGGCGCCGAAGAAGGGCTGCGCGTGGCTGCTGGTGACGCACGAGCCGTGCCGCCGCGACGAGCtg atgaCAGCACTAGAAAAAGCCACTGGTGATGTTGTGTTCAAGTTTGAACCATTTGTTCTTCACGTGCTTTGTCGAGAGCTGCAAGATGCACAGCTTCTG CATTCAGTGGCTATTGATTCTGGGTTTAAGAACTCTGGTATTACCGttggcagaggaggaaaaattatGATG GCTGTCCGGAGTACTCACTGCTTAGAAGTTCCATTGAGCCACATGGGGAAGTTGATGGTCTCTGAAGAATATATCGAATTTCTGATACACGTGGCTAATcggaaaatggaagaaaacacaaggaGGATTGACAG ATTCTACAAATGCTTACGGTTAGCTTTGGAGGCAGACAGTGCAAACAACTTGCCTTCTGAGGAGACGGAGAAGTATCACTCGGTGTACGttcacagaagaaagagaaagaccaTTCAAGAACAAGATGTACACACCTCTCCAAAGGATCATAGTGAAGAATTAGAGCCTGAGGATGATCCAGATAGTAACCTTGGTATTTTTGCTGAAACCATGATGTAG
- the TYW3 gene encoding tRNA wybutosine-synthesizing protein 3 homolog isoform X3, whose translation MAAFGRWKAQRLARPDASRKGALDERAAPVVRLLNGRARFCTTSSCAGRLVLAQGGAAEDAERRGAPKKGCAWLLVTHEPCRRDELMTALEKATGDVVFKFEPFVLHVLCRELQDAQLLHSVAIDSGFKNSGITVGRGGKIMMAVRSTHCLEVPLSHMGKLMVSEEYIEFLIHVANRKMEENTRRIDSIVASQRKVERHTQGHMLVFLIFLPELARPFQH comes from the exons aTGGCGGCCTTCGGGCGGTGGAAGGCGCAGCGCTTGGCGCGCCCGGACGCCAGCCGTAAGGGCGCTCTGGACGAGCGCGCGGCGCCCGTGGTGCGGCTGCTGAACGGCCGGGCGCGGTTCTGCACCACCAGCTCCTGCGCGGGCCGCCTGGTGCTGGCGCAGGGCGGCGCCGCG GAGGACGCCGAGCGCCGCGGGGCGCCGAAGAAGGGCTGCGCGTGGCTGCTGGTGACGCACGAGCCGTGCCGCCGCGACGAGCtg atgaCAGCACTAGAAAAAGCCACTGGTGATGTTGTGTTCAAGTTTGAACCATTTGTTCTTCACGTGCTTTGTCGAGAGCTGCAAGATGCACAGCTTCTG CATTCAGTGGCTATTGATTCTGGGTTTAAGAACTCTGGTATTACCGttggcagaggaggaaaaattatGATG GCTGTCCGGAGTACTCACTGCTTAGAAGTTCCATTGAGCCACATGGGGAAGTTGATGGTCTCTGAAGAATATATCGAATTTCTGATACACGTGGCTAATcggaaaatggaagaaaacacaaggaGGATTGACAG CATTGTGGCGTCACAGAGAAAAGTGGAACGACATACACAAGGACACATGcttgtatttctcatttttcttccagaattgGCTAGACCGTTTCAACATTA A
- the TYW3 gene encoding tRNA wybutosine-synthesizing protein 3 homolog isoform X2 yields MAAFGRWKAQRLARPDASRKGALDERAAPVVRLLNGRARFCTTSSCAGRLVLAQGGAAEDAERRGAPKKGCAWLLVTHEPCRRDELMTALEKATGDVVFKFEPFVLHVLCRELQDAQLLAVRSTHCLEVPLSHMGKLMVSEEYIEFLIHVANRKMEENTRRIDRFYKCLRLALEADSANNLPSEETEKYHSVYVHRRKRKTIQEQDVHTSPKDHSEELEPEDDPDSNLGIFAETMM; encoded by the exons aTGGCGGCCTTCGGGCGGTGGAAGGCGCAGCGCTTGGCGCGCCCGGACGCCAGCCGTAAGGGCGCTCTGGACGAGCGCGCGGCGCCCGTGGTGCGGCTGCTGAACGGCCGGGCGCGGTTCTGCACCACCAGCTCCTGCGCGGGCCGCCTGGTGCTGGCGCAGGGCGGCGCCGCG GAGGACGCCGAGCGCCGCGGGGCGCCGAAGAAGGGCTGCGCGTGGCTGCTGGTGACGCACGAGCCGTGCCGCCGCGACGAGCtg atgaCAGCACTAGAAAAAGCCACTGGTGATGTTGTGTTCAAGTTTGAACCATTTGTTCTTCACGTGCTTTGTCGAGAGCTGCAAGATGCACAGCTTCTG GCTGTCCGGAGTACTCACTGCTTAGAAGTTCCATTGAGCCACATGGGGAAGTTGATGGTCTCTGAAGAATATATCGAATTTCTGATACACGTGGCTAATcggaaaatggaagaaaacacaaggaGGATTGACAG ATTCTACAAATGCTTACGGTTAGCTTTGGAGGCAGACAGTGCAAACAACTTGCCTTCTGAGGAGACGGAGAAGTATCACTCGGTGTACGttcacagaagaaagagaaagaccaTTCAAGAACAAGATGTACACACCTCTCCAAAGGATCATAGTGAAGAATTAGAGCCTGAGGATGATCCAGATAGTAACCTTGGTATTTTTGCTGAAACCATGATGTAG